In Hyphomicrobiales bacterium, a single window of DNA contains:
- a CDS encoding molybdopterin-dependent oxidoreductase gives MFSRRSFFLSLPSFLLCGAARAGLPQPSGDVILTITGAVTETNAPDALQFDMAMLRALPSIEVSTASPWTNGVTRFKGVELKTLLELAGASGTKLSAIALNDYAATIPVTDATEKGAFIAYLMDGAEMSVRERGPLWVLYPFDQRPELKAEEYYSRAVWQLKAIDIKP, from the coding sequence ATGTTTTCCCGCCGTTCCTTTTTTCTCTCCCTGCCATCCTTCCTGCTCTGCGGCGCAGCCCGTGCCGGGCTTCCGCAACCATCTGGTGACGTGATCCTCACCATCACCGGTGCGGTGACGGAAACCAACGCGCCCGATGCCTTGCAGTTCGACATGGCAATGCTTCGGGCGCTCCCTTCGATCGAGGTCTCCACGGCTTCGCCCTGGACCAACGGCGTCACGCGCTTCAAGGGCGTGGAACTGAAGACGCTGCTCGAATTGGCCGGAGCCTCGGGCACCAAACTCTCGGCAATCGCCCTCAATGATTACGCCGCCACAATTCCGGTGACTGACGCAACCGAAAAGGGTGCCTTCATTGCCTATCTGATGGACGGCGCCGAGATGTCGGTGCGCGAGCGGGGGCCGCTCTGGGTTCTTTATCCCTTCGATCAGCGCCCTGAACTCAAGGCCGAGGAATATTATTCGCGCGCCGTCTGGCAGCTCAAGGCCATCGATATCAAGCCGTGA